In one window of Anser cygnoides isolate HZ-2024a breed goose chromosome 3, Taihu_goose_T2T_genome, whole genome shotgun sequence DNA:
- the FAM110C gene encoding protein FAM110C, whose protein sequence is MPAEPLSRAVKMHAIPDLHSSLTVRLLSKGPEYLRRQMGAGTPSRRSAVERLAADKAKYVKSQQVIGTKQEPVTVLSSASESGSEACSVESEKTNRDLGRGKGAKPPERAKVTCSCRAPLQHGPPIARRSTPRRQVRPDSLVIYRQKCELGRGQSQDGSRGSLVRRFFQGPGKEKQLASPEMPRVIMEDAASTESKEPPVAKHSDHKPSSHGAEQTAAASTKTPGLCTTELERPSTLTVAAEEVKEVKRRGLHRSQSDISSRYSKSFAEFDTFFKYCGLEQEVIEDLGRENFSVVSDNVSFKIRSISVATSESDFTRHSGDEGLLEDELTEQVPSSTSVIERNARIIKWLYTCKKAKETNKAIQELA, encoded by the coding sequence ATGCCCGCCGAGCCGCTCAGCCGGGCCGTGAAGATGCACGCCATCCCCGACCTGCACTCGTCGCTCACCGTGCGGCTCCTCAGCAAGGGGCCCGAGTACCTGCGCAGGCAGATGGGGGCCGGCACCCCCAGCAGGAGAAGTGCGGTGGAGAGGCTGGCGGCCGACAAGGCCAAGTACGTGAAAAGCCAGCAGGTGATCGGCACGAAGCAGGAACCCGTCACGGTGCTCAGCTCGGCCTCGGAGAGCGGCAGCGAGGCGTGCTCGGTGGAGAGCGAGAAGACCAACAGGGActtggggagagggaagggcgCGAAGCCGCCGGAGCGGGCGAAGGTGACGTGCTCGTGCCGTGCCCCCCTGCAGCACGGCCCCCCCATAGCCAGGCGCAGCACCCCCAGGAGGCAGGTGCGGCCAGACTCGCTGGTGATCTACCGGCAGAAATGTGAGCTGGGGAGAGGCCAGAGCCAGGACGGCTCACGAGGGAGTTTGGTGAGGAGGTTCTTCCAAGGGCctggaaaggagaagcagctggCCTCCCCCGAGATGCCCAGAGTCATTATGGAGGACGCTGCAAGCACAGAGAGCAAAGAGCCGCCCGTGGCAAAGCACAGTGACCACAAGCCAAGCAGCCATGGGGCTGAGCAGACTGCTGCTGCGAGCACCAAAACCCCGGGGCTGTGTACAACAGAGCTTGAGAGACCCTCAACATTGACTGTAGCTGCTGAAGAGGTCAAGGAGGTGAAGAGGAGAGGTCTCCATCGCTCCCAGTCAGACATCAGCTCTCGCTACTCCAAGTCTTTCGCTGAGTTTGATACGTTTTTTAAGTACTGTGGCCTGGAGCAGGAGGTCATTGAGGATCTGGGGAGAGAGAACTTCTCGGTGGTGTCTGACAATGTCTCCTTCAAGATTCGCAGCATCAGCGTGGCGACATCCGAGAGCGACTTCACAAGGCACAGCGGGGAcgaggggctgctggaggacGAACTTACCGAGCAGGTCCCGAGCAGCACCTCCGTGATCGAGCGCAACGCTCGGATAATCAAGTGGCTGTACACGTGTAAGAAAGCCAAGGAGACTAACAAGGCGATCCAGGAGTTGGCATGA